In Pedobacter sp. W3I1, one DNA window encodes the following:
- a CDS encoding alpha-L-arabinofuranosidase C-terminal domain-containing protein, which produces MKLNNPVKSVFSACIMYAVIGIGYIPGVQAQTAKVIKVKTDHSIAKVQPNMWGVFFEDINFGADGGIYAELIKNRSFEFTKPLMGWTFQPKPQEGEILVVNRKEVNTTNPRYLQVKKQTDDFELVNEGFKGMGVKKGLRYDFSVMYRQAKPGVKLVLLLKDSNNKIIGQGSLAPEQTGSDWKKQSASFTATETDAKAKFSILFQGNGNIDLDMISLFPGDTWKNRPQGLRADMVQLLADMKPGFIRFPGGCIVEGTDLANRYQWKKTIGPIENRQLLMNRWNIEFAHRPAPDYYQSFGLGFFEYFQLAEDIGSDALPILNCGMACQYNSAEVAALDELDPYVQDALDLIEFANGDVNTKWGKMRADLGHPKPFNLKMMGVGNENWGPQYLERLAIFTKAIKAKYPGFKLIYSSGTGPDGDRFDLLNTTLRNNNADFIDEHYYRPADWFLKNAGRYDNYPRNGSKVFVGEYAVHADNSIIGSDRNNWQSALASASLMTGLERNADVVQMASYAPLFAHIDAWQWAPDMIWVDNLKSYGTPDYYVQKQFSTNKGTDVVSITLDEKNIIGQDGLYASAVTDQAKKELIIKIANNSDQSQNIDFDLEGKIKLKSKATNEEIANSNLKELNSFKNPEAVSPQKNTINLKGKKLNIALKPYSFNVIKIPFNQ; this is translated from the coding sequence ATGAAATTAAATAACCCTGTAAAAAGTGTGTTTTCGGCATGCATAATGTATGCTGTTATCGGAATTGGCTATATCCCAGGAGTGCAGGCACAAACTGCAAAAGTGATTAAAGTTAAAACAGACCATTCTATCGCCAAGGTGCAACCTAATATGTGGGGTGTTTTTTTTGAAGACATCAACTTTGGTGCCGACGGCGGCATTTATGCCGAACTGATTAAAAACCGCTCCTTTGAATTTACAAAACCGCTAATGGGCTGGACTTTCCAACCAAAACCACAGGAAGGAGAAATATTGGTGGTAAACCGCAAAGAAGTTAACACCACCAATCCCAGGTATTTACAGGTAAAAAAACAAACTGACGATTTTGAGCTCGTAAACGAGGGCTTTAAAGGCATGGGTGTAAAAAAAGGTCTGCGTTACGATTTTTCTGTGATGTACCGTCAAGCAAAGCCAGGCGTTAAACTCGTGCTGTTACTAAAAGATTCGAATAATAAAATCATCGGACAAGGAAGTTTAGCCCCCGAGCAAACAGGTAGCGATTGGAAAAAGCAGTCGGCAAGTTTTACCGCTACTGAAACCGATGCAAAAGCCAAATTTTCTATTTTGTTTCAGGGCAATGGAAACATCGATCTGGATATGATTTCGCTTTTCCCTGGCGACACCTGGAAAAACCGTCCGCAGGGATTAAGAGCCGACATGGTACAGTTACTGGCCGATATGAAACCAGGATTTATCCGCTTCCCTGGTGGCTGTATTGTAGAAGGCACTGATCTGGCCAACCGTTATCAATGGAAAAAAACCATTGGCCCGATTGAAAACAGACAACTGTTAATGAACCGCTGGAATATTGAATTTGCCCATCGCCCGGCACCTGATTATTACCAGAGCTTTGGCCTGGGCTTTTTCGAATATTTCCAACTGGCAGAAGATATCGGTTCGGATGCACTCCCGATTTTGAACTGCGGCATGGCCTGCCAGTATAATTCGGCCGAAGTGGCGGCCCTTGATGAGCTTGATCCTTACGTACAGGATGCATTGGATCTGATCGAATTTGCCAACGGCGATGTAAATACCAAATGGGGAAAAATGCGGGCCGATTTAGGTCATCCAAAACCTTTTAACCTAAAAATGATGGGTGTTGGAAACGAAAACTGGGGCCCACAGTATCTGGAAAGGTTAGCGATTTTCACCAAAGCAATAAAAGCCAAATATCCAGGTTTTAAACTGATCTACAGCTCTGGCACCGGTCCGGATGGCGATCGCTTTGACTTATTGAATACCACTTTAAGAAACAACAATGCTGATTTTATTGATGAACACTACTACCGCCCTGCAGACTGGTTTTTGAAAAATGCCGGTCGTTACGATAACTATCCAAGAAACGGATCGAAGGTTTTTGTTGGCGAATATGCAGTACATGCAGACAATAGTATAATCGGAAGCGACCGAAACAACTGGCAAAGTGCATTGGCTTCGGCTTCATTAATGACCGGTTTGGAGCGTAATGCCGACGTAGTACAGATGGCTTCTTACGCGCCACTTTTCGCCCATATTGATGCCTGGCAATGGGCACCTGATATGATCTGGGTAGATAATTTAAAATCGTACGGAACGCCTGATTATTATGTTCAGAAACAATTTTCGACCAACAAAGGGACTGATGTAGTTTCGATTACCCTTGATGAGAAAAACATTATCGGTCAGGATGGGCTTTATGCTTCTGCCGTAACCGATCAGGCAAAAAAAGAACTGATCATTAAGATTGCCAATAACTCCGATCAGTCGCAGAACATTGATTTTGATCTGGAGGGAAAAATAAAATTAAAAAGTAAGGCTACCAATGAGGAAATAGCGAACAGTAACTTAAAAGAGCTCAACTCTTTCAAAAATCCTGAAGCAGTAAGCCCACAAAAAAACACCATTAACCTAAAAGGCAAAAAACTGAACATTGCTTTAAAGCCTTATTCTTTTAACGTTATCAAAATCCCATTTAACCAATAG
- a CDS encoding carboxypeptidase-like regulatory domain-containing protein, with protein MNLKKYILLSLLSALTLCCLAQQKAADKQSVKLFFEKSYLQVDRSYYSTGEDVWFSAYLVNGKSSSLTATSNNLYVELLSPKSEVLERKMIRLDGGLGKGDFKLKDSIPSGWYGIRAYTNWMRNFGDDFVFQKRIHISNNIIENASYFTRNPVKKTDVSNSKKSIAFFPEGGSLVEGLTSIVAFKTNDDVGNGIKATGSVISSKGDTVTTFQSTDAGMGIFAFTPKADEQYKVEGFYGQEKFSSKMPPILKKGLSLHITIDSLNIKANISANELMFSELKDKSISLVIKHAGDHIYSGSIKLGKATVSVSIPTKGFPGGVSIITLLDDQNRPNCERLIFIQDENKVNFSLSPGKTAYKPREKVVIKVKATNFLGQPVKTAFSLAAVDGLIPDDGNDIVSYLMLQSEVKGDIKNAAQYFDVKNPSRLKQLDLLLLTQGWRDYIWRKLADSAIKISYLPEPGITIKGLVREKLADKPLPNMNITLFGTNFTGNKIFTTKTDQNGRYFLDGLSWYSNQTVKISSKDDKGKKGGWLQIDTLIKPLNLAPLKTISSGISNTLNVEIGKRMDYNRTYKFGDSISLNDVEIKAAQNNKVTLFQDVLTSFGYPEEVFNITAADYSYKGLEHFLLTKAKGSYPAEENDTLGNEGVTFIANGKKVRPVIKVNNRQELFTERLDYYSLTMDQINQVKIQHLLNSTGKDVYLISLNLKDEALRGPNLDLLNLNLNGYYAARTFYSPNYSSPATPNKDLRTTVFWAPAVKTNENGEATITYFNGDNKADILIKADGITDKGVAVSAKTVYKVQ; from the coding sequence ATGAATCTCAAAAAATACATTTTGCTTAGCCTCTTAAGTGCACTAACACTTTGTTGTTTGGCGCAGCAAAAAGCTGCAGATAAACAATCGGTTAAACTCTTTTTTGAGAAATCATATCTACAGGTTGATCGCAGTTACTACAGTACTGGTGAGGATGTTTGGTTTAGTGCCTATCTGGTAAATGGAAAAAGCAGCAGTTTAACCGCTACCAGCAATAATTTATATGTGGAGCTGCTTTCACCAAAATCAGAAGTGTTGGAACGGAAAATGATCAGGTTGGATGGCGGGCTAGGAAAAGGAGATTTTAAACTGAAAGATTCTATTCCTTCAGGCTGGTATGGCATTAGAGCTTACACCAATTGGATGCGGAATTTTGGCGATGATTTTGTTTTTCAAAAACGGATTCACATTAGCAATAACATTATCGAGAATGCGTCTTATTTTACACGTAATCCGGTCAAAAAAACCGATGTTTCCAATTCGAAAAAATCAATAGCCTTTTTCCCTGAGGGCGGCTCGTTGGTTGAAGGATTAACCAGTATTGTAGCCTTTAAAACCAATGATGACGTTGGAAATGGGATCAAGGCCACAGGAAGTGTAATCTCATCAAAAGGAGATACCGTAACGACTTTTCAAAGTACTGATGCCGGGATGGGCATTTTTGCTTTTACGCCAAAAGCCGATGAGCAATATAAAGTCGAAGGATTTTACGGCCAAGAAAAATTTTCGTCAAAAATGCCTCCAATTCTTAAAAAAGGGCTTTCGCTGCACATTACCATTGATTCTTTAAATATAAAAGCAAACATTAGTGCAAACGAATTAATGTTCAGTGAATTGAAGGATAAAAGCATTTCGCTTGTCATTAAACATGCTGGCGATCATATTTATTCCGGATCGATCAAATTAGGTAAAGCTACAGTATCGGTATCTATTCCAACGAAAGGTTTTCCTGGGGGTGTTTCAATCATTACCTTATTAGATGATCAGAACAGGCCAAATTGTGAACGACTTATTTTTATCCAGGATGAAAATAAAGTCAATTTCTCGCTTAGCCCAGGCAAAACCGCTTATAAACCGAGAGAGAAAGTAGTTATTAAGGTAAAAGCAACCAATTTTCTTGGTCAGCCAGTTAAAACGGCGTTTTCTTTAGCTGCGGTTGACGGGCTTATTCCTGATGATGGAAATGATATTGTTTCGTATTTGATGCTTCAATCGGAAGTAAAAGGAGATATTAAAAACGCTGCACAATATTTTGATGTTAAAAATCCATCCCGTTTAAAACAACTCGACTTATTGTTGCTTACCCAGGGCTGGAGAGATTATATCTGGAGAAAACTGGCCGATTCGGCAATTAAAATAAGTTATTTGCCTGAGCCTGGCATTACGATAAAAGGATTGGTAAGAGAGAAACTGGCCGATAAACCCCTACCCAATATGAATATTACCTTGTTTGGAACCAATTTTACTGGTAATAAGATCTTTACTACGAAAACCGATCAGAACGGGCGTTATTTCCTGGATGGGCTCAGTTGGTATAGCAATCAAACCGTAAAAATTTCATCAAAAGATGACAAGGGAAAAAAAGGTGGCTGGTTGCAGATCGATACGTTGATTAAACCTTTAAATTTAGCACCGTTAAAAACGATCTCATCTGGAATTTCGAACACCTTAAACGTAGAAATTGGAAAGCGTATGGATTATAACCGCACTTACAAGTTTGGCGATTCGATCAGTTTAAACGATGTTGAAATTAAGGCCGCTCAGAATAACAAGGTTACGTTGTTTCAGGATGTTCTTACCTCATTTGGTTATCCGGAAGAGGTTTTCAACATTACAGCAGCCGATTATTCGTATAAAGGATTGGAGCATTTTCTGCTGACAAAGGCTAAAGGAAGTTATCCGGCAGAAGAAAACGATACGCTTGGCAATGAAGGGGTTACTTTTATTGCCAATGGAAAAAAAGTCAGGCCGGTGATTAAAGTAAACAACAGGCAAGAACTCTTTACCGAACGCTTAGATTACTACAGTTTAACCATGGATCAGATTAATCAGGTTAAAATCCAGCATTTATTAAATAGTACCGGAAAAGATGTGTACCTGATTAGCCTTAATTTGAAAGATGAGGCTTTGCGTGGACCAAATTTAGACTTGCTGAACCTCAATTTAAACGGTTATTATGCCGCAAGAACTTTTTATTCACCAAATTACAGCAGTCCGGCAACACCAAATAAAGATTTGCGTACCACTGTTTTCTGGGCACCAGCTGTAAAAACTAACGAAAATGGCGAAGCAACTATTACTTATTTCAATGGAGATAACAAGGCAGATATTTTGATCAAAGCCGATGGAATTACCGATAAGGGGGTGGCTGTATCGGCGAAAACAGTCTATAAAGTTCAATAA
- a CDS encoding rhamnogalacturonan lyase — translation MEKLDRGVIAVRQNNDSVYVGWRMLGTDADDMAFNLYRKTGNNAAIKLNHGPITKGTNFVDVGAKFDLPNSYFVKPILKGHELEASKSFTLVVKSPVQQYLTIPLKTPVGYSPNDASVGDLDGDGEYEIILHQTGRARDNSSNGITDPPIFQAYKLDGTFLWEINLGKNIREGAHYTQFMVYDLDGDGIAEMVCKTADGTVDGKGKVIGDANKDWRNPNGKILDGPEFLTVFSGKTGAALATTDYIPARGDIGAWGGRGGNGKNDNTGNRVDRFNACVAYLDGIHPSVVMCRGYYGRTVLAAWDWRNGKLTSRWVFDTKDGKNSFSGQGNHNLTVADVDGDGKDEIIYGSMCVDDNGKGLYTTGLRHGDAIHVSDLDPERPGLEVFGVHEIEEGTKGPGAAVYDAKTGEILWKGSQDEDVGRGVADNIDNTHFGAQMWWSGSNGLYDIKGNRLGIQPRSTNFLIYWDGDLSRELLNGNHIDKYNGGRLFTADGAVSNNGTKSTPALSADIFGDWREELILRTEG, via the coding sequence ATGGAAAAACTGGATCGCGGTGTAATTGCCGTACGGCAAAATAACGATTCTGTTTATGTGGGCTGGCGGATGTTGGGTACCGATGCCGATGATATGGCTTTTAACCTGTATCGCAAAACCGGAAATAACGCTGCAATTAAACTCAATCATGGTCCTATTACTAAGGGCACCAATTTTGTAGATGTAGGGGCTAAATTCGATCTTCCGAACAGTTATTTTGTTAAGCCCATTTTAAAAGGTCATGAGCTTGAAGCCAGTAAATCTTTTACATTGGTCGTCAAGTCGCCGGTTCAGCAATATTTAACTATTCCTTTAAAAACACCTGTGGGTTATTCACCTAACGATGCTTCGGTAGGCGATTTGGACGGAGATGGTGAATATGAAATTATATTGCACCAAACAGGGCGGGCACGTGATAATTCATCAAACGGTATTACCGATCCGCCGATTTTTCAGGCCTATAAATTAGACGGGACTTTTTTGTGGGAGATTAATTTGGGCAAAAACATCCGCGAAGGAGCCCATTACACCCAATTTATGGTGTATGATCTGGATGGTGATGGCATTGCCGAAATGGTATGTAAAACTGCCGATGGAACAGTAGATGGCAAAGGAAAAGTAATTGGCGATGCGAATAAAGATTGGCGCAACCCGAACGGTAAAATATTGGATGGTCCTGAATTTTTAACCGTATTTAGCGGTAAAACCGGAGCAGCTTTAGCCACAACAGATTATATTCCTGCCCGTGGCGATATTGGTGCCTGGGGTGGAAGAGGCGGTAATGGAAAAAATGACAATACGGGTAATCGTGTCGATCGGTTTAATGCTTGTGTGGCCTATTTGGATGGCATCCACCCAAGTGTAGTGATGTGCAGAGGCTACTACGGCAGGACGGTATTGGCGGCCTGGGACTGGCGTAATGGTAAACTAACTTCACGATGGGTATTTGATACTAAAGATGGTAAAAACTCATTTTCTGGGCAAGGGAATCACAATCTTACGGTTGCAGATGTAGACGGCGATGGGAAAGATGAAATTATTTATGGTTCGATGTGTGTGGATGATAACGGAAAAGGATTATACACCACAGGTTTAAGACATGGCGATGCCATTCATGTTTCAGATCTTGATCCTGAACGCCCCGGTTTAGAAGTTTTTGGCGTACATGAAATAGAAGAAGGTACAAAAGGTCCTGGTGCAGCAGTTTATGATGCCAAAACTGGCGAAATATTATGGAAAGGATCGCAAGATGAGGATGTGGGTAGAGGAGTGGCTGATAATATCGATAATACCCATTTTGGCGCACAGATGTGGTGGTCGGGATCAAATGGATTATATGATATTAAAGGCAATAGACTTGGAATTCAGCCACGATCAACTAATTTTTTAATCTATTGGGATGGCGATTTATCAAGGGAACTTTTGAATGGTAATCATATCGATAAGTACAATGGCGGGCGGCTTTTTACAGCTGATGGAGCTGTTTCTAACAATGGTACCAAATCTACCCCAGCTTTAAGTGCCGATATTTTTGGCGATTGGCGCGAAGAATTGATTTTAAGGACTGAGGGATAA